TTAAATACCGCTTTCATAGAGCCGAAGAATCATTTGATGATGCATTGATATTAATGGAAAGGGGCAAATGGAATACTGTTGTAAATAGATTGTATTATTCCTGCTTCTATGCAGTTAGTGCACTGTTACTGAAAGATGGCATTGAAA
This DNA window, taken from Bacteroidota bacterium, encodes the following:
- a CDS encoding HEPN domain-containing protein, encoding MENLEDYIKYRFHRAEESFDDALILMERGKWNTVVNRLYYSCFYAVSALLLKDGIE